The sequence GCATCTCTTGATGGAACGTTAACTGCTGTCCAAGATGGCGATAAAATTTTAGGATTACCATTTAACCAAGAAGGTTACGGATTGATCTTCAACAAAGCCATTTTAGAAAAGGCTGGTATTAATCCAGATGAAATTATTACGTTTGCTGATTTACAACAAGCAGTTGAATTACTAGATAGTAAAAAAGATGATTTAGGCATTGATGCAGTATTTGCATTACCAGCAAAAGAATTATGGGTGCTAGGTGATCATATTTCAAATATGTTTATAGCTCCTGAGTTTAATAATGATATTTCAGAAGCTTATACAGCTGAGACAATTGCATTTGAAAAAGGCGATGAGCTGAAAAGATATCTAGATTTGCAAAATAAATATTCTGTTCAACCAGTACTTAGCTTAGATTATTCTCAGCAAGTTGAACAATTATTCTCTCTAGAAAAAGTTGCGATGATTCAACAAGGAAACTGGGTCTTTAACTCTGTTTACGACATGGATTCAGAGCTAGCGGAAAATGGTATCGGAATTTTACCAGTTCCAGTAGAAGGCTTTGAAGGCAAGATTCCAGCAGGTGTGCCAATGTTCTGGGGTGTCAATGGAAAGAGCGACCCAGCAGTTGTACAAGCAAGTAAAGATTTCTTAGATTGGATGTATACATCTGAGACAGGGAAAACGGCTGTGCTAGAAGATTTCAAATTTATCCCTGCTTACAAAGGTTATGATGCATCTAAAATTTCCGATCCATTGTCACAAACGATTTATGAATATGCTGAAGCAGGTAATACAATTGAAGGATGGGTCTATCAAGCGACTCCAACGGGATGGAACCAAGAAACACTTGGTGTTAATATCCAAAAGTATTTAAGCGGCGCAATCGAGTGGGATGAGGCTATTTCACAAGCAAAAGCGAAATGGGAAGCAGAACGAAAATAATTTCGAGTAACTAAAGCTGTCGTGGCATATGTAATAGAAGATGGGACAATGCAGCTAACAAAAAACTGTGAAAAGTTTTTGTTAGCTGTACTACATACTGGAGGTGCTAGCTATGCGTAACCGTGATCTATCATTTTGGTTGTTTTTGATGCCAGTTATTTTGAGTTTAGGAATTGTCATCATCATTCCATTTATTTATGGTTTTATGTACTCCTTTACTAATTGGAACGGGATGGTAGCTACTGAATTTATTGGTTTTAAGAATTATATTACTTTATTTAAAGATGCTGAATTTAGGGCATCCATTTGGTTTACGACAAAATTTGCAGTGACTTCCGTTATACTACTTAACTTTTTGGGGTTAGGTTTAGCTTTACTTGTCACACGGAAGATGAAAACAAGTAATTTTATGCGTACGGTTTTCTTTATGCCAAACTTAATTGGTGGGCTTATTTTAGGGTTCATTTGGCAATTTGTATTCATCAGTGTTTTTGGAAGTTTAGGAGATTTACTTGGCATTGAAGCGTTGACTGGTTGGTTATCTACGACCGCAACTGGTTTTTGGGGTCTAGTTATTTTGACATCTTGGCAAATGGCAGGGTACATCATGATTATCTATATTGCCTATTTGGAAAACATTCCGAAGGACTTAATAGAAGCAGCTGAAATTGATGGCGCATCTAGCTTTCAGCGCTTTCGAAATATCACATTTCCACTCGTAGCGCCAGCATTTACAGTTAGTATGTTTTTAACATTGTCCAATTCATTTCAAATTTATGACCAAAACTTGTCTTTGACAAATGGTGGGCCATATAACTCCACACAGATGGTCGCTATGAGTATCGTAAAAGCTGCTTTTACTGAAAATAAAATGGCGTATGCACAAACGCAAGCTGTCATTTTCTTTATAATTATCGCAGCGGTTGCATTGACGCAAGTTTACTATAATAAAAAACGGGAGGTAGACTTGTAATGAAGAAGAGTAAACGTAATTTATATTTAATAGAATTTTTCGGCTTATTACTTGCTTTGTTATGGCTATCTCCTTTTTACTTAATGATAGTCAATGCGTTCAAAACGAAAAGGGAAATTTTTACGGATGTACTTGGTTTGCCAAATGAATATACGATGGATAACTTTGTTAAGGCTTTTGCTGACTTAGATTTTATGAGATCACTTTTCAACTCACTAGTTATTACGGGTGTGGCTGTTAGTGTCATTATTCTCTTCTCTTCAATGGCAGGCTATGCATTGGCGCGTAATAAAAGTAAGCTTAGCGGTATCATCTTTTTAGTATTTGTTGCTGCCATGCTTATTCCATTCCAATCAGTGATGATTCCACTCGTTTCGCTTTTTGGTAAGGCAGATATGCTGAATCGTACAGGTCTAATCTTTATGTATCTAGGATTTGGTTCAAGTCTATCGATCTTCTTATACCATGGTGCCATGACTAGTATATCAAGCTCATTGGATGAGGCTGCGACTATTGACGGGGCCAATAAATTCCAGGTGTTTTGGAAAATTATTTTCCCATTATTAAAGCCTATTTCAGTGACAGTTGGTATACTGAATGTTATCTGGATCTGGAATGATTATTTACTCCCGTCACTCATCTTGGCAGATTCAAGTGCGACGATTCCTTTAAAGATGTATCTGTTCTTTGGTCAATATACGAAACAGTGGCATTTAGCATTAGCTGGGTTGACAATCGCAATCATTCCAGTCATTATTGGGTACTTCTTCGCACAAAAACAAATTATTGAAGGTGTTTCTGAAGGTGCTGTTAAATAAATTAAGTGAAGGATGTAGGTTATGTCAGTAACGATTAAAGATGTTGCGGCACGGGCGGGTGTAGCCCCGTCTACCGTTTCACGCGTCATCTCAGATAGTGCACATATTAGTGAAAAAACAAAGCAAAAAGTGCGTAAAGTTATGGATGAAATGGGTTATCATCTAAACTATAGTGCACAGATGCTTGCTACACAATCAACCAAAACAATTGGCATTATTATGAAAAACTCTACATCAGAATCTATGCATAATTCCTTTTTTCCTGAAGTTATTCGAGGGATTAGTGCTTTGTGCAGTAAGTATGAATTTAG comes from Sporosarcina sp. FSL K6-3457 and encodes:
- a CDS encoding carbohydrate ABC transporter permease, whose translation is MRNRDLSFWLFLMPVILSLGIVIIIPFIYGFMYSFTNWNGMVATEFIGFKNYITLFKDAEFRASIWFTTKFAVTSVILLNFLGLGLALLVTRKMKTSNFMRTVFFMPNLIGGLILGFIWQFVFISVFGSLGDLLGIEALTGWLSTTATGFWGLVILTSWQMAGYIMIIYIAYLENIPKDLIEAAEIDGASSFQRFRNITFPLVAPAFTVSMFLTLSNSFQIYDQNLSLTNGGPYNSTQMVAMSIVKAAFTENKMAYAQTQAVIFFIIIAAVALTQVYYNKKREVDL
- a CDS encoding carbohydrate ABC transporter permease — translated: MKKSKRNLYLIEFFGLLLALLWLSPFYLMIVNAFKTKREIFTDVLGLPNEYTMDNFVKAFADLDFMRSLFNSLVITGVAVSVIILFSSMAGYALARNKSKLSGIIFLVFVAAMLIPFQSVMIPLVSLFGKADMLNRTGLIFMYLGFGSSLSIFLYHGAMTSISSSLDEAATIDGANKFQVFWKIIFPLLKPISVTVGILNVIWIWNDYLLPSLILADSSATIPLKMYLFFGQYTKQWHLALAGLTIAIIPVIIGYFFAQKQIIEGVSEGAVK
- a CDS encoding ABC transporter substrate-binding protein: MKNKKHFISLVSVLFLSIFALVGCASTDDNGKEGIADKPAKEAAGDQVTIEMFQFKVEIKDQLENLVKVYEKENPNVKINVKTVGGGNDYGATLKTSFSSGEEPDIFNVGGPSDVAEYKEYLADVSDTAAVAASLDGTLTAVQDGDKILGLPFNQEGYGLIFNKAILEKAGINPDEIITFADLQQAVELLDSKKDDLGIDAVFALPAKELWVLGDHISNMFIAPEFNNDISEAYTAETIAFEKGDELKRYLDLQNKYSVQPVLSLDYSQQVEQLFSLEKVAMIQQGNWVFNSVYDMDSELAENGIGILPVPVEGFEGKIPAGVPMFWGVNGKSDPAVVQASKDFLDWMYTSETGKTAVLEDFKFIPAYKGYDASKISDPLSQTIYEYAEAGNTIEGWVYQATPTGWNQETLGVNIQKYLSGAIEWDEAISQAKAKWEAERK